The DNA region AGACTTTGTTTCCTTCACATAACAGATCACGAGTGAAATGTCTAACGAGcatcttttcatgtcaatgATGCAGCTAACTGGAGTCGCTAAATTCACAAATGGGACCACAGCAGAAGCAGACATCCCTCTGACTGTCATAGTCGTGGACGAGAATGACAACCCGCCTACATTTGAGCTGTATGCTGGCAACGTCTCGGAGTCGAGCAGCAAAGGTAAGGCTTGAAACAAGCGTGATCTTAATCAGCCATGTGACTGTGAGTGATGGATCTGACATGTTGACTCCTCTACCATCAACATTTAGACTCTTTTTATTCTCCTGCTTTGGTTCAAGGCTCGCTTGAGAAATGTAAACTGCAAACATTCCCAAGAACTAGTCACAGTTTGGCAAACTGTGGTTGACAgttggtgtgttgtttgtttatgcGAGGCACTGTCAGTCAGACGATATCACATCCCCAGTTGAGATGATGAAAATCATTTCACAAAATCAATATAAAAGACTTTATAATTTCACAAAATCTGATTTTATAAAACTGGAGACTAGAGGCACTGTGATCAGATATttcaatctgaaaataaaacctCACAATCAAGGTGAGTGGCGATTTACGCATGTGactatgtttttttaagagtcattttaattttaattttaattttaagacagctgaagagagacacgTAATGTTGGGAGCAGAGAGTGGGAGCgtgacgtgcagcaaagggttgaggtcggattcgaacccacacccactgtgatgaggactgtagcctccgtacatgggacgCTGGGTTACCTGGCACCCCATGCATGTGACTCTTGAGTCCATTTTCTCAGACATATTCTTACTATTTGCTGTGTTTCCAAAATATCTAGACGCCAACATCTTTAAggctgtctgtgtgttgtttctataagaacacacacacacacacacacacacacacacacacacacacacacacacacacacacacacacacacacacacacacacacacacacatagcagaCAACTAAGGCAGGATGAAGCATGCACTCGTAAAGGGATGGGCCATATGTGAGCATGTTTAAGGGCGTCTTAAATttcctgaaaaaagaaacaaccgccgacatttaaaaagagagagtttAATCTCCACCTCCCCGTCCCCTCTTTACTTAATGCACTATGTCAGGAGGACCCACCTCAAAAACTGCAACACAATGTTCTTTTtactttgtctttaaaaaatgagaaaCAAGTTGTTAGTTATTTATAAATGAATATGTAATCTTATAGAGAAACACTAATGACCTTTTGAACAGTTTTGGTATCTAATTTcaatattgttaaaaaatacattttaagttttttaaactttatttaaagcagCCGTGaggacatttcattttctgtacgATTATTTTGGCCCCTTCTGCTAAAGCTTTACATCTCATCTTTTAACATAACCTCTAGGGATGCACAGATGCATCGGCTGATATCGGCCCTCTTGACAGACATCAACAAATAATgtgacatgaaataaaacatttttttatgccAAATCAATTCAATGCTGacgtcaaacatgagagaaaatgttgtctTTGCGGGAGGCTTACACCAGaggaagtcatgaaacaaacatctgtatcaGAATCAgctaaattgttatttcaagCATCAGTATGGGTTCTCACTTTCTCTCAATCGGTGCATCTCCAGTAACCAGTAAAATGTCCTCCTACTTCATTAATCCTTCTACATGTGTATCTTTGGTGGGAACATTTGTATTACTGTCTCTCTGGTTGTAAATGATCCTGTAGCTGAttgtctggtttgcttttgtaggtcaggTGAGGCATTAACTCGATAGCTGTGCttttttaacattcatcatTCACTTTAATCTCCTAACTATTAAAAACCATTTTGcctggggcactggtggcgcagtggttattGTGCATGcgccatgtatggaggctagtactccaagcaggcagccagGGACCAAATCCCACCtatggcttctttcccgcatgtcattcccatgtcttcctgatttccaactctatccactgtcataaatccaaaataaatctagaAAAAAACGTTTTGCCTGACCGGTTTATAAGCGTCTAAACACAAAAGTCTAAACACAAAGTCTTAAAACCCAATGAGATGTAAATATCCCCTGACAGATAATCATATATGTTATGATTGTTGTCGGTCTCATTGGATCTGGATTTGCTGCCATGTATGAACAGGTCCTCTGAAAACTGACTGGATGGAGTCCATTGAATTGTCTTCCTTTTTGTGATCCTCTGCAGGAACCTTCATTATGCAGATCTCAGCCAAAGATAAGGACCAAGCTGGGACAATCAATTCAAATATCTCTTACAGCATCGTCAGTCAGGAGCCAGCTGGCACGGGACACATGTTCTATATCGACAAATATTCAGGAAAACTGTATGTCAAAGAGCCCACACTGGACAGAGAGGTGAGGCTGCTGCTCACCTTCATACTGCAGGCAGTCGTTGTGCATATTATTTTATGAGCTTCATGGATCATTGTGAATACTAGCTGATTTCTCTTGTTCTCATTCATCTTTTGAATCCAACCTCCAAACTCTAAAAGAGTCAAAACGTTCAAGTTCTTTTCCCCATCTGGTTGACATCCAGTTACCATCTTATTACACTTTTAACTTGTTTGAACTGTGGCGTGAGGAGAAAACTTAAGCGGAACACAATGATCTCTGAAATTAAAGGTGGAAACCTTTAACCAGCTGCTAATTTTGCCCTGAGCTACTTTCTCACCCAATAAAGAGAACACTGTGAACTTGTGTAAACTTGATTGACATTTAACTGTGTTAGGGTTTTTCTCAACACTtcttggtttgttgtttttttgtttttcccactGGCAGGATGTAGACTTCTACAAACTAGTTATTAAAGGGACTGATATGGCAGGGGCCAAAAATGGACTAACAGGGACAGGAAATGTGGAGGTCAAGGTCATGGACATCAATGACAACATCCCCACTCTGGAGAAAACtgaggtgacacacacactgttttcatattttgcttgcattttccccccattttctctttttagctTCTGGGTGAGCAttggtggctgtggctcagtggtagagtccaAATCTCTTAACCGGAGGGTCAGGGGCtcgatccccaactcctgcagctatgtctgatgtgtccttgggcaagacactaaaccctaaattgctcccgctgctttgtcggcagtgaataaatgtgcatgaatgggattattCATTTCTGATGATCAtccgtgtgtgaatgtgtaggtatgACCTCCGGTGAAAAAGCGCTttcagtagtcagaagactagaaaggggttatacaagctcaagttaccatttaaataaagacaggGTGTCCGTTTAGATCCCTTCCAAAGGTTCAACTATAacagtgtcagtcaggtgtGAGTGAGGTAACATGGACAACAACATTCCAGGCGTTTATAAGCAAAGGTGAACCCGGCCTGCCCACAGTGAGTGGATAGGGGGTTCGGTGTCTAGCTCAAGGGCACTTCGgaagtgctcaggaagtgatgtGGCACCTCTcaagctaccagaccaatttccagatttggtctgcaccctccagttcccaacccaagttgTTTCTTAAGTTGAGAGATGCAAAGCTTCTTAGCATGTCTTCATTCTGTAATGCTAAGCTGTGTCTTCTTTGGTCAAAAGTCGGTGGCTGTGCCCTGACTGCATTTTGCCCAAATGATAAGCAAATCAAGGGGGCGGGCCATTACACCTGTCACTCATTTCCACTAAAGAAGTTAATGGAAGGGGATGCTACAGTCCATGGgatgtaataaaataaagtaaaattgTATTATAACTATTAGGATCAGTTGGTACTCCATAGGTTCcactgaaactgaaaacaatCTGTTGTAAGGTACTTTAAGAATAATAAGCGCCAGTGACATCACAGGACTAACAAGTAGATGATTTCCTCCAGAGGTATGGCTTGAGTGGTCTTTGTTAGACAAATGAAAGGTATCGACTCCTTTTCTGTCTGCAGTATGCTGGCTCAGTGGATGAAAATGTTGCCGATGTAATTGTGATGAAGATCAAAGCTCTGGACGACGACCTTCATCACACGGACAACTGGCTCACTGTCTTTAAAATTGCCAAAGGAAATGAGGATAATATCTTCTCCATTGAGACGGACAAAGAAACCAATGAGGGCATCCTGAAGCTTATCAAGGTATACAAACAATTCTGATGggattatcatttttattttattttatttaatgactGTAACTATTGTCGGAGGAGTCcttaacatttgttttctgtttgctctTCTCGCAATTATATTTTCAAAAGCCGTTGGATTTTGAAGAAGTCCAGAATCTTGAGCTTGGCCTGGAAATTCTGAACGTTGCTCCTTTTGTGAAAGGCAAAGCTCTACTGATGGACGTGGAAGTTCAGGTCGGAGAGGGTGGCGgggctggtgctggtgctggtgctggtgctggtgctggtgctggagctggagctggagctggagctggagttGGTGTAGGAGTTGGTGTCGATGCAGGGGCTGATGGGGGAGCAGATTTGGGGCTGGATGTAGGGGTAGATGTAGGGGTAGATGCAGGGGCAGATGTAGGGGTGGATGTAGGGGTAGATGTAGGGGTGGATGCAGGACTTAAGCCTGGAGTGGGTGTTGGACTTAAACCAGGTGTAAAACCAGGTCCAGGGAAAAAGCCAAAGCCAAAGCCAGACGCACCTGCAAAAAGCTATCCCATTAAGATAGCAGTGAACAATGTGCCAGAGGGTCCGGCTTTTATACCTGACACCAAGAAAGTTCCTGTATCAGAAGATCCAAAGGATGCTCCTGAGGATGGTGTCCTCACAGTGTTCGCGGCTGTCGATCCCGACACGGGAAAAACTGCAGAGGACGTCAGGTTGGTCCAGCTCCAGTTAACATTTCTTCCCAAACAAAATACtgcataaattaaaatgttaccTTGTGaggataataaaaacatgttaaccCAATAATCGGTGCTATAAAATATGTAGCTTAATCAAGAAAATTAATAGCTTAAACACAGAGAACTGCTACATCATTCTCATTCACTATAGGGCAGTTGGTAGGGCAATCCATCTCTCAACTCGACCACACCCCCAATAGTTAAAATAATtaacaacatgtttatttctgaaaatgggcattttaatatggACATGAAGGAGATTCCCTGGCTTTTGctaccagcctcaagtggacacattCAAGggactgcagtttttttcacttctgcattggcaTCAATTTCAGTGTCCACTTGGTTTAGAGCCAGCCAAACTGTTTACCAAAATTGTTCAAGGATTACTTGTTGTGTCTTACCATCATGTTCTTTTGGTTCTTGTCTTACATACTTGTTGTGCAACAGTTATGCCAAAGCCTATGATCCAGATAACTGGTTTACCATTGATGAAGAAACCGCTGAGATTAAACTCATCAAGGCACCAGACCGAGAGTCACCCTTCTTGGTTAATGGTACCTACATTGCCAAGATTCTGGCCATAACAAAAGGTGagataatttatcctttattaaacTGCAGGttgaatgtaaacaaaaaggtttcatttattttacctttGACAAATATGGGGAGGGAGTTTTTTAATCAATGAAAAGCTTTAATCTGCACATGATTTATCACCTTGATGTTTATGAGACACATGAGCAGTTCATAAGCATATTTGCCAGAGGCCATTTACAAAATGAAGTACGTTGATCTCTGACTGAACCTGCCAAACCACTTTGGGTCTCAAGGTGTGTCATATACGTATACGATCAGAAGAAGCCTGTGGGTAACATAATATACATCGTCTGCATGTTTTAACAGTCCTCCCTGTAGTTTATGAGTTTGAAACACTCAACCAGAAAAACACAGTGTAAGTTGAGGAAGTTAAAGCTAAAGTTGTGAAACATATTTGCTTGTGAAGAATACTCAATAGTTCATTTGGAGTGGCTAATATTCAAACTTATTTTTCATGTAGTAAAAAGACATCGTAGGACACAGGTCTTCATAAATGACTAGTTCTCCTCATTACAAAGTGGATTGTGATGTACCTTACAACTTGTGTGCTGCTTGACTTAGGGCGAACTCACACTGGGCTATCTGTACCGTGtctaagcacgcttcaaccccaCAGTCCAGTtagtttgactagtgtgagtgcgccaaTCTGTGCTCAAGCATGGTatacttccttggccctggcacatTTTGAataggtgtgcttcggcacagTACAGTTCATGCAAGAACACAAGCACGGGAACACAACGTGGACAACCATCATTAtgagtgttctggctgtatctgactaaaatgactgaaaataagccacaaagtcataaaagtagctgtcatgttctctgtgctgTTCTCTGATGTACGCACTCGACCGtgcatcccttttttttttcctcaagtcCGTCTGTCTTGTTAACTCAGCACGCTTCAtatttatgtaaaataaaacatgcatgtgatgtattacaacgttatgtacaagaggtaactgtGCTTAGGTctggttagtcctggagcagtgtgagtgcaggccagaaGGGTAATGGGAAGGGGTGACAATCGATACCggacaactttgcctagtgtgagtgcgccctgacTGAGTTATTATTTCCTTCAGACATGCCAGCGAAGACAGCCACAGGAACAATAGCCATTGAAGTCACTGACTCCAACGACCACTGTCCCACCCTGACCACCACCTACAACCATCTGTGCACTGATGTAAAAACTGTTTATGTAACTGGCTTTGATGAAGATGTCAGCCCCAATGGTGCTCCATTCACATTCAGAATCATAACTGAGGGGACGAATGGCAAGTGGGAAGTAGAAGTCATCAATGGTGAGTCAAACGTTTTTTGTAGGGTGCTTATACAAAAACCGACTTTCTTTTGTGGCGACATAACTGATCTGACTTACTAATACTTGTAATATTCACGGTGACAGTAATTGCATTCATCTTTGTGCAGTAGGGGTTTAAACAGtcctttcttttctattttttctagACACAACTGCTGCTCTTCACACAAGTGAGGCGCTTTGGCCTGGACAATATGCGCTGCAGGTGGAGGTGTTGGATGCTCAGGGCCTGTCCTGCCCAGAACACGAGGTTTTTACAGTGGATGTTTGTACCTGTGGGGAGACAAAGCACTGTGCTCCAAAGTCAGCTCGACAAGCAAGTACTAGATCTGAGCTCTCTGCCCCAGCCATTGGACTGCTGCTAATGGCCCTGTGCTTACTGCTGTGTGAGTTAAGCTTTTTTAAGTACATtagtaaacttttttttcacatcataaaaacaacatgtttgaatTGCTTGATTCCGGAGTTATAAAGCTGCTGGCTTACTTAAAGTTGTTCAAGATCAACATAATATCCAGCTACCCTGACAAGCATGCACAGATATTTAATTGAATAGCTGACATCAAGTTGTTGCTGCATTAATTTGCGTAATAAatattaatcatgttttttaagtCAATACAGCAGCATTATTTAGATCTGTCCTGAAAAATTGTTGTTCTATACTTTTGTAAGCCAGTTAAGACCCTAACAAATTAAGGTGAAAGAAAAGCTGTGGCTGTATTAACTTCTTGTCAAAAGTAGCAGTTCAACAATTAGTATAGCATTTAGTCAAAACATTCTGTTCAGTTCATACAGTTCTGACACCCTTCTGActatacatttatttaacattgaAAGGCTCTCAAAGGTTCATTTTGCAACCCAACTCTGAGGGTTATAAACCTGCTTTACGCTGATGTTGTGCTTCTCTCTGCAGTCATacctcttcttctgctgttctGTCAGTGTGGAGGAGCGGACACTGTTTTCCCTGACCAATTTAGTGATCTGCCATTTGACGTCAAAGAACATCTCATATCCTACCACACCGAAGGCAAAGGCGAGGATAAGGTTGGTTGACATTTTGAGAAGGATGTCTCACATATCTTATTCTGATTTGCAAATACAACAAATCCAATggattcagacttcattcaatatattcaaagtttcattccatatattcaaagtttcattcaatatattcaaagtttcattcaatatattcaaagtttcattcactatattcaaagtttcattcaatatattcaaagtttcattcaatatattcaaagtttcattccatatattcaaagtttcattcaatatagtcaaagtttcattcaatatattcaaagtttcatttaatatattcagacttcgtTCAACATATTCAGACTtcgttcaatatattcagacttcattcaatatattcaaagtttcattccatatattcaaagtttcattcaatatattcaaagtttcattccatatatttaaagtttcattcaatatattcaaagtttcattcaatatattcaaagtttcattccatatattcaaagtttcattcaatatattcagacttcattcaatatattcagactttgttcaatatattcaaagtttcattcaatatagtcaaagtttcattccatgtattcaaagtttcattcaatatattcaaagtttcattcaatatattcaaagtttcattcaatatattaatttcctaaACGGCttgccatatatatatatatatatatatatatatatatatatatatatatatatatatttgggctttttgggcctttttttgtgagataggacagtgaaaaTCAGGAATCAGGGaaacagagagtggggaatgacatgcaggaaaggagccacaggtcagactggaacctgggctgcccacttggaagactacagcttccatacatggggcacgcacactaATCAATGCGCCACCGGCGCCCCAATGGTGTGTTGAACTCGGATCTCTGAGTTGGGAATGGCGTCACACCTTGGTTAACCGCATTCCAGTTGCAAGTTGGACTAGCAACATGGACACCTCCTGGaatacctttgttttgttagctaataccaggcgataacaacacactgcaTGATAGTTTGTGCCACaaataacatgacaacatgaccaCAGTTAGAACTTGCCAGTGCTAtaggtgtgattgatttaattacacaaaaaagaGAAGTATGTTGCTGATAAACACAATAGTTACAGCTTAAACGTTAATGTTGATACatgtagcagccatgttggattttaacttgGGTTACTGAAGGTTCCCTGAGTTTCTAAGTCGGAATTCCGACTTCAGGGGTGCGTTCCTGATGATCAAACGGAACGCACCATTAGTCTAATGTGACTCATATGTTTCCCTGGTTAGtcaaatatattacattttgtgttgacaatttaataaattattttaaatgtatccttttatttttttaggaagTGCCACTTCAAAGTGTCCCTGTTTTGATGACCAGCATGGTTTCAGCAGCAGCACCGTCAAACTTCAACGCTGCTCCAAAAATCCCTtcaaaagtcataaaaaatCATCAGACAAATGCAAAGTACAGAGAATCTTTGCAGAATTTTCAGGAAACAACCCAAAGTTTGATGCAGGTCGACAATTCTTACAAGTTTTCAAGACAATCATTCAACCAAGGCTACGGCAGCAGCATGCAACCACTTCGTGTCCAACAGCAAACGTCTCTGTATGAGGATATAGCTCTACCAAATGCTTTTCTGAATGACTACTTCTCACAGGTACTACATTTACTTTGTAGTCATTTAATTGTACCAGTCTTAACAAATATTAATATACATTTTTCCAACAtattttaatacttttaatatttatttgcccCACATAGAAAGCCGACTGTGCTGTACAAGTGATGGACAGTCTGCTGGAGTACGATTACGAGGGCTGTGGCTCCACTGCTGGCTCTGTGGGTTGCTGCAGCCTCCTGGAGtctgacaacaacctgcagtTCCTTAATGACCTTGGCCCAAAGTTCAAGACTCTGGCTGAGATCTGTTCCCCTCCTACACCAACACCCAAACTGACAAGAAAAGTAGCAAGAGCTGTCAAGACCACAGTTAAATACGATGAACCAGTTGTTAAGTCCAAAATGGAGACAAAGCAGACAGACATAAAAACAGAGGAAGTCATGTCATCTACCAACATCTCTAAATCATCTGCAAGTAATATAAGCACTGCCTTTCCCCAGTCTAAGGTTACTAACATCAGCCATTCCTCTAACATTATACACTCTGCTACTCTGCCCCGTCCAGCTCAGACAGTAATACTACAGCAGCAGCCACTTTACTACACTACACGCCCTGTAATGCAGCCCATGCACTATGTAGTTCAACCACAGCTACAGAACACTGTTCTGTTGGCAGATGGGACTCAAGGGGCCAATTTTCCAGGCCTGTATGTAGTTGGGGGTCCCCAGAGCCCGTCTTCTGGATTTGTAATCCAAGGCATTGAGAGCCCCAAGACACCTACCAGCCCAGGCAGCCCAGTAAGCCCCCTGTTGCTACCTGTTGGCCCAGGTGTGTCTCAGGGCTCGGTCCCCAGGGATGGCTGGAAAATAATTGGGCCAAAGCCTGATGGTAATTATATACTAGTTCAGGAAAAGAGTAGTCCAGTCGAGCCAGGTAGGGTGGACCCAGGCTCACCTCAGGGTAATTTGCCCAGAGGTGCTATCCTGGTAAAAGAGGCTGCTCCCCCTCAGGGGGTGTTAGGCCCAGCAGCCCAAGGGAGTGTGTTTGGCATTCTGCCAGGACACACTGTTGCTACAAAGGGGGGTGTTGtttcaaaaaatataaatttggGGCAAACATGGGTTGGGCAGCCAGGACACATGGGATTAGGGCCTGTAACTGTTTTGGGAGTTGGAGTTGGGCAGCCAGGAATGGTAATGGGACACGGGGTGGCAGTGAAGCCAGACATTAGACAGGACAGAATGGGGCCAGCTGGGATCAATCCAGTTGGGATAAAGCAGCAGAGTATGAACCAGTTTCAAGGAATTCCTCCATTGGGACAAAGTGTGTCTTCATCTCAGAAAAGCAACTCGATTAATGTTATAAATACCGTCAGCATTACAGCTGAAACCCCTAAAACTCATTTGCCTTCAATGGAAGAGGTTGTGATGAAAAAATTGCCTGACATTAACCTAGCTCAGAGCATGCATGTTgataaagatgaagaaaatcCATCAGAATATGTGATAAACTATTCCACAGAGCTTGAGATACCAGGCGATACATTGGACCGAACTATGCCTGATGAACTGATTGAAATTAGTGAAGTGCCAGAATCAAACGACCCACAAGAGATTGCAGAGATAGAAGCTGAGGTTCCACAGTCAGAACAGCAAGAAAATCACATTCCCTCTGAAAATGTTTCCAAGGAAGATGTATCCATGGTCATTTCGATTACTTCCACTGAAGCTCCCCTACCTGCATCAGATGTTACTCATTCAATCAATCCAGACAAAGAGAATGAAGAGGGACAAGTGTTTCCTCAGGAAGAGATAGAAACTTCAACTTTGGACGAAAGCAACATTGTAGAAGAAGAACCAGTGAAAGAAGAAGGTAAAGCTCTTCATTTCAGTACCGCTGATGGCGCTGAGGACAGAAGTTCTGAAGTTGGATCAGAACCTCAATCAAATGAAGTCAAAGAGGATCCAGAGGAGGATTCCAGTACAGCTATTCAAGTCGTCTTGGACTCAGAAATCAATCAGGTTGTTGTCACTTCTGCTAGTATCCATGAAGAAGAGAACGTCAAGGAAATTGTTGCTGCCACCAGTGATATACCCAAAGAGGATAGTTCTGAGCTGGAGCAAGTGTCAGAATCTGAAGAGGAAATCAACAAAGTGAGTAATGAATTGTCAGCAAGACTTCAAAATGAGATTATAACAGAGTCTGAGGAGAGGTCCATAAGTGAGCATGAAGGCATGCCAGAACCACAAGAGGATAATAGTGTGAAGAATAAGATAGATGAAGGCAATGCCAGTGCAGATATTGTTGAGGTTGAAGAAATAATTACATTGCAAACTGTTAGCACATTTCTTGCAGATCAAGAAGTTGGAGATCTGAGTAATCTAAAGTTGGCAGCAGTGTCTGAAGAAGTTATTCTAGAAGAACAAGTAGAAAGCATCAATGATTCAGATTTGGAGGAACATCTGCATACAGTGGAAGACAGCAGCTCTGGCAACGAAGAAGATGATAAGCAACCAAATATAACATCTGAGGTAGACATGGAACAAATCAATATAGGTGCAGACAGTTCAAGTAGTGGAGAGACAAAGGAGACAACTGTGGAGAAAGAAGAGTCAGGGCAAAGTTTAAGCAACTCAGATGAAGACATTGAAAGGCAAGACACATTAAGCACAAGTTCTCAAATGGAGGAAAAGTTTATCTCAGATGACAACACAACTGAAGGGGAGGAACAGGATGATGTTGTAGAGGAAATAGCATCTGTAGGACAACAAGATCTAAACCTTTCAGATAACAAAGCTGAAGACACTGTAAAAGAAGATGCAATCCGAATGAGTCCTCAAGTCTATGCATCCTTGATCtcagataaaataaatcttatagAGAAAGAGGGGTTATCTGCGTTACCAGACAACCAAGATTACAACATTGAAAACGGAGCTGCCCCAGAGAGCACCTCAGATGAACAACTCGTCGAAGATTGCCGTTTAAATACTGAAGTGAAAGAGGAAGATATTTTGGAGGAATTGACATCTCCTGTACAGCCATCTCTTGGTCAAGAGATTGGTAGAGAAGATGTAGAAAGAGTGAATTCCCAAATGGAGGATCAGCTTGTCTCAGAGGAAGACatagaagacaaagaaaaggtcaAGGATAGTCTGGAGGAAGATGTGTTAGCTGATCCCCAAATTACTAGCATCTcagatggagatgaagatgtttgtgACACTATTTCAGCCGTGACTAATGAGATCATTTCAGATGAAAGTGTTCATGATGGAAACATACAAGCACAAGAGGAACCATCCTTACTGCAGTCGCAGGATGAGCTCATGTCCTCAGAAAACAATGTAGGAGAAAATGAGGAGTATATTGTTTCGTCAACTTTACAGACAAATACAAGTGCTCCAAAGGACCAAGATGTTGAATGTGCAAAATTAGACACTGCAGACACAAGTTCTGACTTAGGGGAAGAAGTCACAAAGCCTTACCAGGAATTGGAAGAGGAATCTCAGTCTTTAGTGACTGAAGGTTTCCCTGAGGAAGATTCTTATTTAGCAAGTCTACATCTGGAGTTGAATCAAGAGGCAGGAACATCGTATGTGGCTGAAATCGTACAAATGGCTTGTGATGTGACTAATCAAGCAAATCAAGGGGTAGGCTCTTCAGAGGAAGACACAACTTTAGATGATCCAGAGGGACAAGAGAATGTCAGTCAAGATTTAGTGATTGGTACTG from Labrus bergylta chromosome 6, fLabBer1.1, whole genome shotgun sequence includes:
- the LOC109993402 gene encoding uncharacterized protein — protein: MARPSLAEVGLLLLLMLALMFSAEARQRKYLRRQKREWIMPPAKLRENTDYMNREFIAKIRSDKSLTDPVEYYLSGKGADRPPFNLFVVDQKTGFVKITGVLDREKCPSYHLTGVAKFTNGTTAEADIPLTVIVVDENDNPPTFELYAGNVSESSSKGTFIMQISAKDKDQAGTINSNISYSIVSQEPAGTGHMFYIDKYSGKLYVKEPTLDREDVDFYKLVIKGTDMAGAKNGLTGTGNVEVKVMDINDNIPTLEKTEYAGSVDENVADVIVMKIKALDDDLHHTDNWLTVFKIAKGNEDNIFSIETDKETNEGILKLIKPLDFEEVQNLELGLEILNVAPFVKGKALLMDVEVQVGEGGGAGAGAGAGAGAGAGAGAGAGAGVGVGVGVDAGADGGADLGLDVGVDVGVDAGADVGVDVGVDVGVDAGLKPGVGVGLKPGVKPGPGKKPKPKPDAPAKSYPIKIAVNNVPEGPAFIPDTKKVPVSEDPKDAPEDGVLTVFAAVDPDTGKTAEDVSYAKAYDPDNWFTIDEETAEIKLIKAPDRESPFLVNGTYIAKILAITKDMPAKTATGTIAIEVTDSNDHCPTLTTTYNHLCTDVKTVYVTGFDEDVSPNGAPFTFRIITEGTNGKWEVEVINDTTAALHTSEALWPGQYALQVEVLDAQGLSCPEHEVFTVDVCTCGETKHCAPKSARQASTRSELSAPAIGLLLMALCLLLFIPLLLLFCQCGGADTVFPDQFSDLPFDVKEHLISYHTEGKGEDKEVPLQSVPVLMTSMVSAAAPSNFNAAPKIPSKVIKNHQTNAKYRESLQNFQETTQSLMQVDNSYKFSRQSFNQGYGSSMQPLRVQQQTSLYEDIALPNAFLNDYFSQKADCAVQVMDSLLEYDYEGCGSTAGSVGCCSLLESDNNLQFLNDLGPKFKTLAEICSPPTPTPKLTRKVARAVKTTVKYDEPVVKSKMETKQTDIKTEEVMSSTNISKSSASNISTAFPQSKVTNISHSSNIIHSATLPRPAQTVILQQQPLYYTTRPVMQPMHYVVQPQLQNTVLLADGTQGANFPGLYVVGGPQSPSSGFVIQGIESPKTPTSPGSPVSPLLLPVGPGVSQGSVPRDGWKIIGPKPDGNYILVQEKSSPVEPGRVDPGSPQGNLPRGAILVKEAAPPQGVLGPAAQGSVFGILPGHTVATKGGVVSKNINLGQTWVGQPGHMGLGPVTVLGVGVGQPGMVMGHGVAVKPDIRQDRMGPAGINPVGIKQQSMNQFQGIPPLGQSVSSSQKSNSINVINTVSITAETPKTHLPSMEEVVMKKLPDINLAQSMHVDKDEENPSEYVINYSTELEIPGDTLDRTMPDELIEISEVPESNDPQEIAEIEAEVPQSEQQENHIPSENVSKEDVSMVISITSTEAPLPASDVTHSINPDKENEEGQVFPQEEIETSTLDESNIVEEEPVKEEGKALHFSTADGAEDRSSEVGSEPQSNEVKEDPEEDSSTAIQVVLDSEINQVVVTSASIHEEENVKEIVAATSDIPKEDSSELEQVSESEEEINKVSNELSARLQNEIITESEERSISEHEGMPEPQEDNSVKNKIDEGNASADIVEVEEIITLQTVSTFLADQEVGDLSNLKLAAVSEEVILEEQVESINDSDLEEHLHTVEDSSSGNEEDDKQPNITSEVDMEQINIGADSSSSGETKETTVEKEESGQSLSNSDEDIERQDTLSTSSQMEEKFISDDNTTEGEEQDDVVEEIASVGQQDLNLSDNKAEDTVKEDAIRMSPQVYASLISDKINLIEKEGLSALPDNQDYNIENGAAPESTSDEQLVEDCRLNTEVKEEDILEELTSPVQPSLGQEIGREDVERVNSQMEDQLVSEEDIEDKEKVKDSLEEDVLADPQITSISDGDEDVCDTISAVTNEIISDESVHDGNIQAQEEPSLLQSQDELMSSENNVGENEEYIVSSTLQTNTSAPKDQDVECAKLDTADTSSDLGEEVTKPYQELEEESQSLVTEGFPEEDSYLASLHLELNQEAGTSYVAEIVQMACDVTNQANQGVGSSEEDTTLDDPEGQENVSQDLVIGTDLEDATSPEDFSSSKVATGQVSMSREDQGASSTIFSSGQVAEGETAYPENQETDIIKTEQTEGGNADLEKGKEEVIYEFAVGEVVDETLGQVLPTDSESIEVDETTAMALETNSGSEGKEATSLMAAGEVAEADSLVESESMNITVEAAGVVPNTLEETELMEVVSKVADNVLGAEAASGQVSPVQPQEVISQTTKKKSKKSKKESSKSLQSPKSSSGKCKQQ